The following are encoded together in the Patescibacteria group bacterium genome:
- the rplJ gene encoding 50S ribosomal protein L10: protein MPKTKEQKRTILRELGDKIAKAKSIIFAKYSGLTVKENEDLRAKLRQENNEYYVAKKTLFSLALKDKAIAGLDIKKFEGQIAAIFGYSDEVSPAKIVGQFKKEKDKEGKIEFIGGILENKYIGMSEVANLATLPSKQELYAKIVGSINAPVSGLVNALAGNIRNLVNVLKAVGEKK, encoded by the coding sequence ATGCCTAAGACAAAAGAACAAAAAAGAACGATTTTAAGAGAGCTGGGCGATAAAATCGCCAAAGCCAAATCCATTATTTTCGCCAAATACAGCGGTTTAACCGTTAAAGAAAACGAAGATTTAAGAGCGAAATTGCGCCAAGAAAATAATGAATATTACGTAGCCAAGAAAACTTTATTCAGCCTGGCCTTAAAAGACAAGGCAATCGCCGGCCTGGATATAAAGAAGTTTGAAGGGCAAATCGCCGCGATTTTCGGCTATAGCGATGAAGTTTCTCCGGCCAAGATAGTCGGCCAATTTAAAAAAGAAAAAGACAAAGAGGGAAAAATTGAATTTATCGGCGGCATTTTGGAGAATAAATATATTGGCATGAGCGAAGTCGCTAACTTAGCCACTTTACCGTCTAAGCAGGAGTTATACGCTAAGATCGTCGGTTCAATCAACGCGCCGGTTTCCGGCTTGGTTAACGCTTTAGCCGGCAATATTAGAAATCTGGTTAATGTCTTAAAAGCAGTCGGGGAGAAAAAATAA
- the mltG gene encoding endolytic transglycosylase MltG, translated as MLKKLIIIVAVIVIGGFLYWQNLNSPVDANGQEQVFSVGKGETINQVAKNLRINNLIRSEFYFKHEIGSGDIIKAGEYLISPKLSAKEIIKILTLGAAVSREKSIRIIEGWNNKDIASYFEKNNIISAKDFTALAASPLSGWKFSFAKPDFFNDAPKEATLEGYLFPDTYRIFNDTAVEGVIFKMLDNFDKKLTPEMRAEIKRQKKTIYEIVTMASVIEKEVRSTEDMKIVSGIFWDRIKNGQGLESCATLAYILGVSKAQYSYEDTRIDSPYNTYKYRGLPSGPIANPGLNAIKAAIYPEFTGYNYFLSDPSTGKTIYSKTLEEHNINKYKYLK; from the coding sequence ATGCTGAAAAAGTTAATAATTATAGTTGCGGTTATCGTGATCGGCGGTTTTTTATATTGGCAAAATTTAAATTCGCCCGTGGACGCTAACGGCCAAGAGCAAGTTTTTTCAGTGGGCAAAGGCGAAACAATAAATCAGGTAGCGAAAAATTTGCGTATAAATAATTTGATCAGGTCGGAATTTTATTTTAAGCATGAAATCGGCTCCGGTGATATTATTAAAGCCGGCGAATATTTAATCAGCCCGAAGCTAAGCGCTAAAGAGATAATAAAAATATTAACTTTAGGCGCGGCGGTCAGCCGGGAAAAATCCATTAGGATAATTGAAGGTTGGAATAATAAAGACATCGCTTCTTATTTTGAAAAAAATAATATCATCTCGGCTAAAGATTTTACGGCTTTAGCCGCCTCGCCGCTTAGCGGATGGAAATTCAGTTTCGCTAAGCCGGATTTTTTTAATGACGCGCCTAAGGAGGCGACTTTAGAAGGTTATTTATTTCCTGACACTTACCGCATATTTAATGATACCGCGGTTGAGGGAGTTATTTTTAAAATGCTGGATAATTTTGATAAAAAGCTAACGCCGGAAATGAGAGCGGAAATTAAAAGGCAAAAAAAGACGATTTATGAAATTGTCACCATGGCTTCGGTAATTGAAAAAGAAGTAAGGTCAACCGAGGATATGAAAATTGTTTCTGGAATTTTTTGGGACCGGATTAAAAACGGCCAGGGCTTAGAGTCCTGCGCTACACTTGCTTATATCCTAGGCGTTAGCAAGGCGCAATATAGTTATGAAGACACGAGGATTGATTCGCCTTATAATACTTATAAGTACCGCGGCTTGCCGTCCGGACCGATTGCCAACCCCGGACTTAACGCCATTAAAGCCGCGATCTATCCGGAATTTACCGGCTACAATTATTTTTTAAGCGACCCGTCGACCGGCAAGACTATTTACAGTAAGACCTTAGAAGAGCATAATATAAACAAGTATAAATATTTAAAATAA
- a CDS encoding adenylyltransferase/cytidyltransferase family protein, translating into MKKKITVAVSGYFNPLHVGHLEMIEKAKKLGDQLVVIVNNDYQVKLKGRVPFLNQADRMKIVSAIKWVDKVFLSIDRDASICKSLAKIKPDIFAKGGDRNASNIPETPVCRRLNIKIIDKGMGKKIRSSSTLIAEAAKKRSLKK; encoded by the coding sequence ATGAAAAAGAAAATTACCGTAGCCGTCAGCGGCTATTTTAATCCTCTGCATGTCGGCCATTTAGAGATGATAGAGAAAGCTAAGAAATTGGGCGACCAGCTAGTGGTGATAGTTAATAACGACTATCAAGTAAAATTAAAAGGCAGAGTGCCATTTTTAAATCAGGCCGACCGGATGAAAATAGTTTCAGCCATTAAATGGGTGGATAAAGTTTTTCTTTCTATTGACCGTGACGCCTCAATCTGTAAATCACTAGCTAAAATAAAGCCCGATATATTTGCCAAAGGCGGTGATCGAAATGCGAGCAATATTCCGGAGACGCCTGTTTGTCGCCGTTTGAATATTAAAATAATAGATAAAGGCATGGGAAAAAAAATTCGTTCTAGTTCAACTTTAATCGCCGAGGCGGCTAAAAAAAGATCGCTTAAAAAATAA